The Pseudomonas fluorescens genome includes a window with the following:
- a CDS encoding MATE family efflux transporter → MNPVIDTPTTLSRPARVRLELRTLLALALPIMVAQLATTAMGFVDAVMAGRVGPRDLAAVALGNSIWVPVFLLMTGTLLATTPKVAQRFGAGTFAEIGPLVRQALWLALVVGLIASLALFSAEPILHIMNVDPELIGPCMEYLRGIGTGLPAVALYHVLRCFSDGLGRTRPAMVLGLCGLALNIPLNYIFIYGHLGVPAMGGVGCGWATAIVMWVMALGMAGWARWAPAYQSSRLFSRFDWPQWAVIKRLLGIGLPIGIAVFAESSIFAVIALLIGSLGATVVAGHQIALNFSSLVFMIPYSLGMAVTVRVGQALGRAQPREARFAAGVGMGTALAYACLSASLMFALRGPIAAIYTADPVVIEVASMLIVYAALFQFSDAIQVTAAGALRGYQDTRVTMILTLFAYWGIGLPVGYALGLTDWLGAASGPSGLWQGLIVGLSCAALMLSIRLARSARKQIRISRSTD, encoded by the coding sequence TGCGGTGATGGCCGGTCGCGTCGGCCCACGGGACCTGGCCGCGGTGGCATTGGGTAACTCGATCTGGGTGCCGGTGTTTCTGTTGATGACCGGCACATTGCTGGCGACCACGCCGAAAGTTGCCCAACGCTTCGGTGCCGGTACGTTCGCCGAGATCGGCCCGCTGGTGCGCCAGGCGCTGTGGCTGGCATTGGTGGTGGGGTTGATCGCCTCACTGGCGCTGTTCAGCGCCGAACCGATCCTGCACATCATGAATGTCGACCCCGAATTGATTGGCCCATGCATGGAATACCTGCGCGGCATCGGCACGGGCCTGCCAGCCGTGGCGCTGTACCACGTACTGCGCTGCTTCAGCGACGGCCTGGGACGCACGCGCCCGGCGATGGTGCTGGGGCTGTGCGGGTTGGCGCTGAACATTCCGCTCAATTACATCTTCATCTACGGGCACTTGGGCGTGCCCGCCATGGGCGGCGTCGGTTGCGGCTGGGCCACGGCCATCGTGATGTGGGTCATGGCCCTGGGCATGGCCGGTTGGGCCCGCTGGGCACCGGCCTATCAGTCGAGCCGGTTGTTCAGCCGTTTCGACTGGCCGCAATGGGCGGTCATCAAGCGCCTGCTGGGCATCGGCCTGCCGATTGGCATCGCGGTGTTTGCCGAGTCGAGTATTTTCGCAGTGATTGCCCTGCTGATCGGCAGCCTCGGCGCCACGGTGGTGGCCGGGCACCAGATCGCACTGAACTTCAGTTCCCTGGTGTTCATGATCCCCTACTCCCTGGGCATGGCCGTGACGGTGCGGGTCGGCCAGGCCCTGGGGCGCGCTCAGCCCCGTGAAGCGCGCTTCGCCGCGGGAGTGGGCATGGGCACGGCGCTGGCCTACGCCTGCCTGTCGGCGAGCCTGATGTTCGCATTGCGCGGCCCCATCGCCGCGATCTATACCGCCGACCCGGTGGTGATCGAGGTGGCGTCGATGCTGATCGTCTACGCGGCGCTGTTTCAGTTTTCCGATGCGATCCAGGTCACGGCGGCGGGCGCGTTGCGCGGCTATCAGGACACCCGGGTGACGATGATCCTGACGCTGTTCGCCTATTGGGGTATCGGCCTGCCAGTGGGTTACGCCCTGGGCCTGACCGACTGGCTCGGCGCAGCCAGCGGCCCGAGCGGGCTGTGGCAGGGTTTGATCGTGGGCTTGAGCTGCGCGGCGCTGATGCTGTCGATCCGTCTGGCCCGCAGCGCGCGCAAGCAGATCCGCATCAGCCGCTCGACGGATTAA
- the tusA gene encoding sulfurtransferase TusA, whose amino-acid sequence MSEMNDTPVDGTLDATGLNCPEPVMMLHQHIRDLAPGGLLKVIATDPSTRRDIPKFCVFLDHELVAQHEEAGTYLYWIRKKLA is encoded by the coding sequence ATGAGTGAAATGAACGATACACCGGTCGACGGCACGCTGGATGCCACCGGTCTCAATTGCCCGGAGCCGGTGATGATGCTGCATCAGCACATTCGCGACCTGGCCCCCGGCGGATTGCTGAAGGTGATCGCCACCGACCCTTCGACCCGCCGCGACATCCCCAAGTTTTGCGTATTCCTGGACCACGAACTGGTGGCCCAGCATGAAGAGGCGGGTACCTACCTCTACTGGATCCGCAAGAAACTCGCTTAA
- the rlmM gene encoding 23S rRNA (cytidine(2498)-2'-O)-methyltransferase RlmM, whose protein sequence is MNTLFMHCRPGFEGEVCSEIAEHAARLNVAGYAKAKPASACAEFVCTEEDGAERLMGGLRFAELIFPRQWARGTFIDLPETDRISVILAHMAAFPTCGSLWLEVVDTNDGKELSNFCKKFEGPLRKALIGAGKLVDDPRKPRLLLTFKSGREVFLGLAESDNSAMWPMGIPRLKFPREAPSRSTLKLEEAWHHFIPRDQWDERLHSDMTGVDLGAAPGGWTWQLVNRGMLVTAIDNGPMAESLMDTGLVQHLMADGFTFKPKQPVDWMVCDIVEKPARNAAMLEEWIGEGHCREAVVNLKLPMKQRYAEVKRLLERIADGFKARGIKVEIGCKQLYHDREEVTCHLRRLDTKKPKSR, encoded by the coding sequence ATGAACACGCTTTTCATGCACTGCCGGCCGGGCTTCGAAGGCGAGGTCTGTTCCGAGATCGCCGAACACGCGGCCCGACTCAACGTTGCCGGCTACGCCAAGGCCAAACCGGCCAGTGCCTGCGCTGAATTTGTCTGTACTGAAGAGGACGGCGCCGAGCGGCTGATGGGTGGTCTGCGTTTCGCCGAACTGATTTTTCCGCGCCAGTGGGCGCGGGGTACTTTCATCGATTTGCCGGAGACCGACCGCATCAGTGTCATCCTGGCCCACATGGCTGCTTTCCCGACCTGCGGCAGCCTGTGGCTGGAAGTGGTGGATACCAACGACGGCAAGGAACTGTCGAACTTCTGCAAGAAATTCGAAGGCCCCTTGCGCAAGGCGCTGATTGGCGCCGGCAAGCTGGTGGACGATCCGCGCAAGCCGCGCCTGCTGCTGACGTTCAAAAGCGGCCGCGAAGTGTTCCTGGGCCTGGCCGAATCCGATAACTCGGCCATGTGGCCCATGGGCATTCCCCGCCTGAAGTTTCCCCGGGAAGCGCCGAGCCGTTCCACCCTCAAGCTTGAAGAGGCCTGGCACCATTTCATTCCCCGGGACCAGTGGGACGAGCGCCTGCACAGTGACATGACCGGCGTGGACCTCGGCGCGGCACCGGGTGGCTGGACTTGGCAACTGGTCAACCGTGGGATGCTGGTGACGGCCATCGACAACGGACCGATGGCTGAAAGCCTGATGGACACCGGCCTGGTGCAGCATTTGATGGCAGACGGCTTCACGTTCAAACCCAAGCAGCCGGTGGACTGGATGGTCTGTGACATCGTCGAGAAGCCAGCGCGTAACGCGGCGATGTTGGAAGAATGGATCGGCGAGGGTCATTGCCGCGAGGCGGTGGTCAACCTCAAGCTGCCGATGAAGCAACGGTATGCCGAGGTCAAGCGCTTGCTCGAACGCATCGCCGACGGTTTCAAGGCGCGGGGTATCAAGGTCGAGATCGGTTGCAAGCAGCTGTACCACGACCGTGAGGAAGTGACCTGCCATTTGCGGCGGTTGGATACGAAGAAACCGAAGTCCCGTTGA
- the acnA gene encoding aconitate hydratase AcnA encodes MPSLDSLKTLKTLQVDARTYHYFSLPEAARSLGDLDKLPMSLKVLLENLLRWEDEKTVTGTDLKALAGWLKERRSDREIQYRPARVLMQDFTGVPAVVDLAAMRAAVEKAGGDPQRINPLSPVDLVIDHSVMVDKFASSQAFEQNVDIEMQRNGERYAFLRWGQSAFDNFSVVPPGTGICHQVNLEYLGRTVWTKEEDGRTYAFPDTLVGTDSHTTMINGLGVLGWGVGGIEAEAAMLGQPVSMLIPEVIGFKLTGKLREGITATDLVLTVTQMLRKKGVVGKFVEFYGDGLADLPLADRATIANMAPEYGATCGFFPVDEVTLDYLRLSGRPAETVKLVEAYCKAQGLWRLPGQEPVFTDTLELDMGSVEASLAGPKRPQDRVSLPNVGQAFSDFLGLQVKPTSKEEGRLESEGGGGVAVGNADQVGEAEYEFEGHTHRLKNGAVVIAAITSCTNTSNPSVMMAAGLLAKKAVEKGLTRKPWVKSSLAPGSKVVTDYYKAAGLTEYLDKLGFDLVGYGCTTCIGNSGPLPEPIEKAIQKADLTVASVLSGNRNFEGRVHPLVKTNWLASPPLVVAYALAGTVRIDISSEPLGNDRDGKPVYLRDVWPSSQEVATAVAQVNTSMFHKEYAAVFAGDEQWQAIEVPQAATYVWQDDSTYIQHPPFFDAIDGPPPAVKNVEGARILALLGDSVTTDHISPAGNIKADSPAGRYLREQGVEPRDFNSYGSRRGNHQVMMRGTFANIRIRNEMLDGEEGGNTIYIPSGERMPIYDAAMLYQAVGTPLVVIAGQEYGTGSSRDWAAKGTNLLGVKAVIAESFERIHRSNLVGMGVLPLQFKLDQNRKSLNLTGKETLDILGLNDVELTPRMNLPLVITREDGSQERIEVLCRIDTLNEVEYFKAGGILHYVLRQLIAG; translated from the coding sequence ATGCCGTCCCTCGATAGCCTGAAAACCCTTAAAACGCTGCAAGTCGACGCCAGGACCTACCACTATTTCAGCCTGCCGGAGGCCGCCCGAAGCCTCGGCGACCTGGACAAGCTGCCCATGTCGCTGAAAGTGCTGCTGGAAAACCTGCTGCGTTGGGAAGATGAAAAAACCGTCACCGGCACCGACCTCAAGGCCTTGGCCGGTTGGCTGAAAGAGCGCCGATCCGACCGAGAGATCCAATACCGCCCGGCACGGGTGTTGATGCAGGATTTCACCGGCGTCCCCGCCGTGGTCGACCTGGCCGCCATGCGCGCCGCCGTGGAGAAGGCCGGTGGTGATCCCCAGCGGATCAACCCGCTGTCACCGGTGGACCTGGTGATCGACCACTCGGTAATGGTGGACAAATTCGCCAGCAGCCAGGCGTTCGAGCAGAACGTCGACATCGAAATGCAACGCAACGGCGAACGCTACGCCTTCCTGCGTTGGGGCCAGAGCGCCTTCGACAACTTCAGCGTGGTGCCGCCGGGCACTGGCATCTGCCATCAGGTCAACCTCGAATACCTGGGCCGCACCGTGTGGACCAAAGAGGAAGACGGTCGCACCTACGCGTTCCCGGACACCCTGGTGGGCACCGACTCCCACACCACCATGATCAATGGCCTTGGCGTGCTGGGCTGGGGCGTCGGTGGGATCGAGGCGGAAGCCGCCATGCTCGGCCAACCAGTGTCGATGCTGATTCCCGAGGTCATCGGCTTCAAACTCACCGGCAAGCTACGCGAAGGCATCACCGCCACCGACCTGGTGCTGACCGTCACGCAGATGCTGCGCAAGAAAGGCGTGGTGGGCAAATTCGTCGAGTTCTATGGCGACGGCCTGGCCGACCTGCCCCTGGCCGACCGCGCCACCATCGCCAACATGGCGCCGGAATATGGCGCCACCTGCGGTTTCTTTCCGGTGGATGAGGTGACCCTGGACTACTTGCGCCTGTCGGGACGTCCAGCGGAAACGGTGAAATTGGTGGAGGCCTATTGCAAGGCCCAGGGCCTGTGGCGCTTGCCCGGCCAGGAACCGGTGTTCACCGACACCCTGGAGCTGGACATGGGCAGCGTCGAGGCCAGCCTCGCCGGACCGAAACGCCCGCAGGACCGGGTTTCGCTGCCGAATGTCGGCCAGGCTTTCAGCGACTTCCTGGGGTTGCAGGTCAAACCCACCAGTAAAGAAGAAGGTCGCCTGGAAAGTGAAGGTGGCGGTGGCGTCGCGGTGGGCAATGCCGACCAGGTGGGCGAAGCCGAATACGAATTCGAAGGCCACACCCATCGCCTGAAAAACGGCGCGGTGGTGATTGCCGCCATTACTTCGTGCACCAACACCTCCAACCCCAGCGTGATGATGGCCGCCGGGTTGCTGGCGAAAAAAGCCGTGGAGAAAGGCCTGACCCGCAAACCTTGGGTCAAGAGCTCCCTGGCCCCGGGCTCCAAGGTGGTCACCGACTACTACAAGGCGGCCGGCCTGACCGAGTACCTGGATAAACTCGGTTTCGACTTGGTGGGCTATGGTTGCACCACCTGCATCGGCAACTCCGGACCGTTGCCGGAGCCCATCGAAAAAGCCATCCAGAAAGCCGACCTGACGGTGGCTTCGGTGTTGTCGGGCAACCGCAACTTCGAAGGCCGGGTGCACCCACTGGTGAAGACCAACTGGCTGGCTTCGCCACCGCTGGTGGTCGCCTATGCCCTGGCCGGCACCGTGCGCATCGACATCAGCAGCGAGCCGCTGGGCAACGACCGGGACGGCAAGCCGGTGTACCTGCGGGATGTCTGGCCCAGCAGCCAGGAAGTGGCCACCGCCGTCGCCCAGGTCAACACCAGCATGTTCCACAAGGAATACGCCGCCGTATTTGCCGGTGACGAGCAATGGCAAGCCATCGAAGTGCCGCAGGCGGCGACTTACGTCTGGCAGGACGACTCGACCTACATCCAGCATCCGCCGTTCTTCGACGCCATCGACGGGCCGCCACCGGCCGTCAAGAACGTCGAAGGCGCCCGGATCCTGGCGCTGCTGGGAGACTCGGTCACCACCGACCACATCTCCCCGGCCGGCAACATCAAGGCGGACAGTCCGGCCGGTCGCTACCTGCGCGAACAAGGCGTGGAGCCGCGAGACTTCAACTCCTACGGTTCCAGGCGTGGCAACCACCAGGTGATGATGCGCGGCACCTTCGCCAATATCCGCATTCGCAACGAAATGCTCGACGGCGAAGAAGGCGGCAACACGATCTACATTCCCAGTGGCGAACGAATGCCGATCTACGACGCCGCCATGCTGTACCAGGCCGTGGGCACGCCGCTGGTGGTGATCGCGGGCCAGGAATACGGCACCGGCTCCAGTCGGGACTGGGCAGCCAAGGGCACCAACCTGCTGGGGGTCAAGGCGGTGATCGCGGAAAGCTTCGAGCGTATCCATCGCTCCAACCTCGTGGGGATGGGCGTGCTGCCGTTGCAGTTCAAGCTCGACCAGAACCGCAAGAGCCTGAACCTCACGGGCAAGGAAACCCTGGACATCCTCGGGCTCAATGACGTCGAACTGACGCCGCGCATGAACCTGCCCTTGGTCATTACCCGCGAGGACGGCAGCCAGGAGCGAATCGAAGTGTTGTGCCGGATCGATACCTTGAATGAAGTGGAATATTTCAAGGCCGGCGGAATCCTTCACTATGTGTTGCGGCAATTGATTGCCGGCTAG
- a CDS encoding CPBP family intramembrane glutamic endopeptidase, translating to MPALPWPYLAMLAIGYGLALAYGQLAWTALISVALLLFAGYAVRQQPMPIGRFLGHILFVVLALALALHWMPGFFNGRAIPAQRLTDDAAPFAMYLNQDKPLIGFWLLLACPWIVGRRSFRLSVYATALGLALSAVLALGGAMLLGMIHWAPKWPEHAWLWVLNNLLLVTLVEEALFRGYIQGGLSRRFKHLGYGDNLALLLTSLLFGLVHAGAGWQWVLLSGLAGVGYGLAYRFGGLGAAIATHFLLNLLHFALFTYPMLA from the coding sequence ATGCCCGCTTTACCCTGGCCCTACCTGGCCATGCTCGCCATCGGCTATGGCTTGGCCCTGGCCTACGGCCAGTTGGCCTGGACCGCCCTCATCTCAGTCGCGCTATTGCTGTTCGCCGGATATGCCGTTCGCCAGCAACCCATGCCAATCGGCCGGTTTCTCGGTCACATTCTATTTGTGGTACTGGCCCTGGCGTTGGCCTTGCATTGGATGCCCGGCTTCTTCAACGGGCGGGCGATCCCGGCGCAACGCTTGACCGACGACGCCGCGCCATTTGCCATGTACCTGAACCAGGACAAGCCCCTGATCGGATTCTGGCTGCTGCTGGCCTGCCCCTGGATCGTCGGCCGGCGGTCATTTCGCCTGTCGGTCTATGCCACGGCCTTGGGGCTGGCGCTGAGCGCGGTGCTGGCCCTCGGCGGGGCGATGCTGCTGGGCATGATCCACTGGGCACCAAAATGGCCGGAGCACGCCTGGTTGTGGGTGCTCAATAATCTTTTATTGGTGACGCTTGTGGAGGAAGCGCTATTTCGTGGCTACATTCAAGGAGGCTTGAGCCGACGCTTCAAACACCTGGGTTACGGCGACAACCTGGCGCTGCTCCTGACCTCGCTGCTGTTCGGCCTGGTACACGCTGGCGCAGGTTGGCAATGGGTGCTGTTGTCGGGCCTGGCGGGGGTCGGCTACGGCCTGGCGTATCGTTTTGGCGGCCTGGGCGCGGCGATTGCTACGCATTTTCTCCTCAATCTGCTTCATTTCGCCCTATTTACCTACCCGATGCTGGCGTGA
- a CDS encoding methyl-accepting chemotaxis protein → MRNNQPVTQRERTFPAQQRLISTTDAKGVITYCNDAFVDISGYSKEELIRSPHNLVRHPDVPSAVFAHMWGTLKQGLPWMGIVKNRSKNGDHYWVNAYVTPVFEGNQVVGYESVRVKPSAEQIARAEALYQRINQGKSAVPGSDKWVPMLQDWLPFILVSQLSFVVGAFLDSSWGFALAAVLSVPLGLMGLQWQQRGIKRLLRLAEQTTSDPLIARMYTDSRGVQARLEMSILSQEARLKTCLTRLQDTAEHLNDQARQSNTLAHNSSSGLERQRVETEQVATAVNQMAATTQEVASHVQRTADATQEANRLTSRGRDIAGETREAIERLSVVVGETGQTVTQLAKDSDEIGGVVDVIKGIADQTNLLALNAAIEAARAGEMGRGFAVVADEVRQLAQRTSESTGQIHALIAKLQQTATNAVQTMDAGHRQAEEGVARVMEADEALVGISEAVAHITDMTTQIAAATEEQSSVAEEISRNISNISELADQTSGQAHSSALLSEELTRTANTQYSLVERFNR, encoded by the coding sequence ATGCGTAACAACCAACCCGTCACACAACGCGAAAGGACCTTCCCGGCCCAGCAACGATTGATTTCGACCACCGATGCCAAGGGCGTGATCACCTACTGCAACGACGCGTTCGTTGACATCAGCGGGTATTCGAAGGAAGAACTGATTCGTTCACCGCACAATCTCGTGCGCCATCCCGACGTCCCATCCGCAGTGTTCGCACACATGTGGGGTACGCTGAAACAAGGCTTGCCATGGATGGGCATCGTCAAGAACCGCAGCAAGAACGGCGACCATTACTGGGTCAATGCCTATGTCACGCCCGTGTTCGAGGGCAATCAAGTGGTCGGCTACGAATCGGTGCGGGTCAAGCCCTCCGCCGAACAGATCGCTCGGGCCGAAGCGCTTTATCAACGCATCAACCAAGGCAAGTCCGCAGTTCCGGGCAGCGACAAATGGGTGCCCATGCTGCAGGACTGGCTACCGTTTATCCTGGTCAGCCAGTTGAGTTTCGTCGTCGGCGCGTTCCTGGATTCCTCCTGGGGCTTTGCCCTGGCGGCCGTGCTGTCGGTGCCCTTGGGACTGATGGGCCTGCAATGGCAGCAACGCGGGATCAAGCGCCTGCTGCGCCTGGCCGAGCAAACCACGTCCGACCCGCTGATCGCCCGGATGTACACCGACAGCCGCGGCGTCCAGGCACGCCTGGAGATGTCGATCCTCAGCCAGGAAGCACGCCTGAAAACCTGCCTGACCCGCCTGCAGGACACCGCCGAGCACCTTAACGACCAGGCTCGCCAGTCCAATACCCTGGCCCATAACAGTTCCAGCGGCCTGGAGCGCCAGCGGGTGGAAACCGAACAGGTCGCCACGGCCGTCAACCAGATGGCGGCAACCACCCAGGAAGTCGCCAGCCACGTGCAGCGCACCGCCGATGCCACCCAGGAAGCCAACCGCCTGACCAGCCGCGGCCGCGACATCGCTGGCGAAACCCGCGAAGCCATCGAGCGCCTGTCGGTGGTGGTCGGCGAAACCGGCCAGACCGTGACCCAACTGGCCAAGGACAGCGACGAGATCGGCGGCGTGGTGGACGTGATCAAAGGCATCGCCGACCAGACCAACCTGCTGGCTCTCAACGCCGCCATCGAAGCGGCCCGTGCCGGGGAGATGGGCCGTGGCTTTGCCGTGGTGGCTGACGAAGTGCGACAACTGGCACAACGCACCAGCGAATCCACCGGGCAGATCCACGCCCTGATCGCCAAGCTCCAGCAGACCGCCACCAACGCCGTGCAGACCATGGACGCTGGCCATCGCCAGGCCGAAGAAGGCGTGGCACGGGTCATGGAAGCGGACGAGGCTCTGGTGGGGATCAGCGAAGCGGTGGCCCACATCACCGACATGACCACCCAGATCGCCGCCGCCACCGAGGAGCAAAGCTCAGTGGCCGAGGAGATCAGCCGCAACATCAGCAATATCTCGGAACTGGCCGACCAGACCTCTGGCCAGGCTCACAGCTCGGCGCTGCTCAGCGAAGAACTGACCCGCACGGCCAATACGC